A genomic segment from uncultured Marinifilum sp. encodes:
- a CDS encoding transglycosylase domain-containing protein, with the protein MSEINPSTETNQVSNLKKFKKSLIIFWSVFLVGVLAMVLFFAGVSNGKFGFMPTFEELENPKSSLATEIYTVDNELIGKFYFQNRSFVEYDEISPYLRKALIATEDVRYENHSGVDIRGLGRVVKGLITGNKNAGGGSTISQQLAKMLFPRESFNSKLDIVFRKFREWVIAVKLERSYTKEEIMTMYFNKYDFLNLAVGIKSAANVYFNTTPDSLRLEQAAMLVGMAKNSSYYNPLRRAELTKDRRNVVLAQMVKYDYLEKEVYDSLKNLPLGIDYQKVDHKRGMAPYFREYLRMSLTAKKPERKNYPSWNLQRFKEDSLEWDNNPFFGWCNKNQKADGSPYNIYKDGLKIYTTIDSRMQKYAEQAVEEHLGLDLQKAFDREKQNHRRPPFSDDLSEEEVEHQLDLSIRRSERYRVMHKKGLKFEAIKEAFNKPTKMKIFTWQGERDTTLTPMDSMLYYKGFLRAGFMSMVPQTGEVRAYVGGPNYKHFMYDMVNVGKRQVGSTIKPFLYTLAMQDGLSPCDKVPNIPQTFILPDGTPWASRNSTDKKAGEMVTLKWGLANSVNNISGWVLKQTTPKSVVSMAHKMGVVSRMDPVPSIFLGTSEISVYEMVGAYSSFVNKGVYIKPRFISKIEDSKGNLIAQSVPRKKEVMSEKTAYLMTNLLQGVVNKGTGVRLRFTYNLYNPIGGKTGTTQNHSDGWFMGITPELVSGVWVGAEDRAIHFEGIRLGQGANMALPIWALYMKKVYADKDLNVSQGDFEKPRGVIINLDCESESNKSNNNELQDSEDEDFF; encoded by the coding sequence ATGTCTGAAATTAATCCAAGTACTGAAACGAATCAGGTATCGAATCTTAAAAAATTCAAGAAATCACTGATCATTTTTTGGTCTGTTTTTCTTGTTGGGGTATTAGCGATGGTATTATTTTTTGCTGGTGTATCTAACGGAAAGTTTGGGTTTATGCCAACTTTCGAAGAGTTGGAAAATCCGAAAAGTAGTTTAGCTACTGAAATTTATACTGTAGATAATGAGCTGATTGGTAAGTTTTATTTTCAAAATCGCTCCTTTGTTGAGTACGATGAAATTTCTCCTTATTTAAGGAAGGCCTTAATCGCAACTGAAGATGTGAGATATGAAAATCATTCTGGAGTTGATATTCGTGGTTTAGGTCGTGTTGTGAAAGGTTTAATTACAGGAAATAAAAATGCAGGTGGAGGAAGTACTATTTCTCAGCAATTGGCAAAAATGTTGTTTCCGCGCGAAAGTTTTAACAGTAAGCTGGATATTGTTTTTAGAAAATTTAGAGAGTGGGTTATTGCTGTTAAGCTTGAACGAAGCTATACAAAAGAGGAAATCATGACAATGTATTTTAACAAATACGATTTTTTGAATTTAGCCGTTGGGATTAAATCTGCAGCAAATGTTTATTTTAATACTACGCCCGATTCTCTTAGACTTGAACAGGCAGCTATGCTTGTAGGTATGGCAAAAAACTCTTCTTATTACAATCCACTTCGAAGAGCCGAACTAACAAAAGACAGACGTAATGTGGTATTGGCTCAGATGGTTAAGTATGATTATCTGGAAAAAGAAGTTTACGATTCGCTTAAGAATTTACCGCTTGGTATTGATTATCAGAAAGTAGATCATAAAAGAGGAATGGCTCCTTATTTTAGAGAATATTTAAGAATGTCTTTAACCGCGAAAAAGCCCGAACGTAAGAATTATCCATCGTGGAATTTACAGCGTTTTAAAGAAGATTCGCTAGAGTGGGATAATAATCCTTTTTTCGGATGGTGTAATAAAAATCAGAAGGCTGATGGTTCTCCATACAATATTTATAAAGACGGACTTAAAATTTATACTACTATTGATTCGAGAATGCAAAAATATGCCGAACAAGCTGTTGAAGAGCATTTAGGACTTGATTTGCAAAAAGCTTTTGATAGAGAAAAACAAAATCATAGAAGACCTCCTTTTTCGGATGATTTAAGTGAAGAAGAAGTTGAACATCAGCTTGACTTATCGATACGCAGAAGTGAGAGATATCGTGTAATGCACAAAAAGGGATTAAAATTTGAAGCTATAAAGGAGGCTTTTAATAAGCCAACTAAAATGAAAATTTTTACCTGGCAGGGAGAGAGAGATACTACTTTAACTCCTATGGATTCTATGCTTTATTATAAGGGTTTTTTGCGTGCCGGTTTTATGTCTATGGTTCCACAAACAGGAGAGGTTAGGGCTTATGTTGGGGGACCTAATTATAAGCATTTTATGTATGATATGGTTAATGTAGGGAAACGTCAAGTTGGTTCTACTATTAAGCCATTTTTATATACTTTGGCAATGCAGGATGGTTTGTCTCCTTGCGATAAGGTGCCAAACATACCACAAACTTTTATTTTGCCTGATGGCACACCTTGGGCATCGAGAAATTCTACTGATAAAAAGGCTGGAGAAATGGTGACTCTTAAATGGGGTTTGGCAAATTCGGTAAATAATATTTCGGGCTGGGTGTTAAAGCAAACAACTCCAAAATCGGTGGTTTCTATGGCACATAAAATGGGTGTTGTGAGTAGAATGGACCCAGTTCCTTCTATATTTTTAGGAACTTCGGAGATTTCGGTTTACGAAATGGTTGGTGCTTATAGTTCTTTTGTAAATAAAGGGGTTTATATTAAACCACGATTTATAAGTAAAATTGAAGATAGTAAAGGAAACCTAATTGCTCAATCGGTTCCTCGAAAGAAAGAGGTGATGAGTGAAAAGACGGCTTACTTAATGACAAACTTGTTGCAGGGAGTTGTTAATAAAGGTACAGGTGTTAGATTAAGATTTACATATAATTTATATAATCCTATTGGAGGAAAAACTGGAACTACGCAAAATCATTCCGATGGATGGTTTATGGGAATTACACCTGAATTGGTATCGGGAGTTTGGGTTGGTGCCGAAGATAGAGCCATCCACTTCGAAGGCATTCGATTAGGACAAGGTGCAAATATGGCCTTGCCAATTTGGGCGCTGTACATGAAAAAAGTATATGCCGACAAAGATTTAAATGTATCACAAGGAGATTTTGAAAAACCAAGAGGAGTAATTATTAATCTCGATTGCGAGTCGGAATCTAATAAGTCTAATAACAACGAATTACAAGATTCTGAAGATGAAGATTTCTTTTAA
- the topA gene encoding type I DNA topoisomerase produces the protein MVENLVIVESPAKAKTIEKFLGKDFLVKSSFGHIRDLEKKDFGIDIKNNFTPKYVVSTDKKKVVTELKKLAKEAKVVWIASDEDREGEAIAWHLFEVLKLKKENTKRIVFHEITKDAILNAVENPRDIDDNLVNAQQARRILDRLVGFEISPVLWKKVKPQLSAGRVQSVSVRLIVERERDIIAFKPEAFYKIVANFMVTEKNGTQKNLKAEYPKKFSSKEETLQFLESCKNADYKINEIEKKPSTRKPAAPFTTSTLQQEASRKLGFSVSQTMAVAQRLYEAGNITYMRTDSVNLSDTALAAAKEEITKHHGSEYVKIRKYHTKNKGAQEAHEAIRPTYLNREVISGESNEIRLYNLIWKRTIASQMSDAKLEKTNIKIVASTNGKEFVASGEMIKFDGFLKVYMESTDDERTKQEETLLPKVKVNDPVVENFLNATQHFTHRPPRFTEASLVKKLEELGIGRPSTYAPTITTVQNRGYVVKESRDGVERKYEIISLKENNITEEIKTQITGADNKKLFPADIGMVVTDFLTEHFPNVMNYNFTADVEKEFDDIAMGKMIWYEMIGKFYNPFHDNVEKTLEHSARSTGERILGDDPKTGKVILVRIGRYGPMAQLGETSEDKEAEAPKFASLRPGQHLETITLEEAIDLFKLPRDLGLYEDKKVVVAIGRFGPYVRHDGKFASLKKDIDDPMEIDLPRAIELIEEKRKKDREKFIKGFDEDPDLQILNGRWGPYIAYQKENYRLAKDIEDPKALSFEDCMKIIKNTPKKKTGKKTVTKKATAKKTTTKKKASTTKKKTSTTKKTKK, from the coding sequence ATGGTAGAGAATTTAGTAATAGTCGAGTCCCCTGCAAAAGCCAAAACAATCGAGAAATTTCTTGGAAAAGACTTCTTGGTAAAATCAAGCTTTGGGCATATTCGGGATTTGGAAAAAAAGGATTTTGGAATTGATATTAAAAATAATTTCACCCCAAAATATGTAGTTTCTACTGATAAAAAAAAGGTAGTTACTGAACTTAAAAAACTAGCTAAAGAAGCTAAAGTTGTCTGGATCGCATCCGATGAGGACCGCGAGGGAGAAGCAATTGCATGGCACCTTTTCGAAGTTCTAAAACTTAAAAAAGAAAACACCAAACGAATTGTATTCCACGAAATTACAAAAGATGCAATACTAAATGCTGTCGAAAATCCTCGTGATATCGACGATAATTTGGTAAATGCACAACAAGCACGTAGAATTCTAGACCGTTTAGTAGGTTTTGAAATTTCTCCCGTTTTGTGGAAAAAAGTTAAACCTCAACTTTCTGCAGGTCGTGTTCAATCTGTCTCTGTACGTTTAATCGTTGAACGTGAAAGGGATATTATTGCTTTTAAGCCCGAGGCTTTTTATAAAATTGTTGCCAACTTCATGGTAACTGAAAAAAATGGAACACAAAAAAATCTAAAAGCTGAATACCCAAAAAAATTCTCATCGAAAGAAGAAACTTTACAATTTCTTGAAAGTTGTAAAAATGCAGATTATAAAATTAATGAAATAGAGAAAAAACCTTCTACCCGTAAGCCTGCAGCTCCTTTCACTACTTCAACTCTGCAACAGGAAGCAAGTAGAAAATTAGGTTTTTCTGTTTCTCAAACAATGGCAGTTGCTCAGCGCCTATACGAAGCTGGAAACATTACATACATGAGAACCGATTCGGTAAACCTCTCCGACACTGCACTTGCTGCGGCTAAAGAAGAAATTACAAAACATCATGGTTCAGAATATGTTAAAATAAGAAAATACCATACTAAAAATAAAGGAGCACAAGAAGCTCACGAGGCCATTCGTCCTACCTATCTTAACAGAGAAGTAATAAGTGGAGAATCTAACGAAATTCGCTTGTACAATTTAATTTGGAAAAGAACCATAGCCTCACAAATGAGTGATGCTAAATTGGAAAAAACCAACATTAAAATTGTTGCATCTACCAATGGGAAAGAATTTGTTGCCAGTGGTGAAATGATAAAATTCGATGGATTCCTGAAAGTTTACATGGAATCTACTGACGATGAAAGAACAAAACAAGAAGAAACCTTACTTCCAAAAGTGAAAGTAAACGATCCTGTAGTTGAGAATTTCTTAAATGCAACTCAACACTTCACTCATCGTCCACCAAGATTTACCGAGGCCAGTTTAGTTAAAAAACTAGAAGAACTAGGAATTGGTCGTCCATCTACCTACGCACCAACAATTACTACAGTTCAAAATCGTGGATATGTAGTAAAAGAATCACGCGATGGTGTAGAAAGAAAGTATGAAATTATTAGTCTGAAAGAAAATAACATTACCGAAGAAATAAAAACGCAAATTACAGGAGCCGACAATAAAAAACTCTTTCCTGCTGATATAGGAATGGTAGTAACCGATTTTTTAACTGAGCATTTTCCCAATGTTATGAATTACAATTTTACAGCCGATGTAGAAAAAGAATTCGATGATATTGCTATGGGAAAAATGATTTGGTATGAGATGATTGGCAAATTTTACAACCCATTTCATGATAATGTTGAAAAAACTCTGGAACACTCAGCCCGATCAACCGGAGAAAGAATTTTAGGCGATGATCCAAAAACTGGAAAAGTTATTCTGGTAAGAATTGGAAGATACGGACCTATGGCTCAACTTGGAGAAACATCGGAAGATAAGGAGGCAGAAGCACCTAAGTTTGCAAGCCTTCGTCCAGGACAGCATCTGGAAACAATAACCCTTGAGGAAGCTATTGATTTATTTAAACTTCCTCGTGATCTGGGTTTATATGAAGATAAAAAAGTAGTAGTTGCCATAGGTAGATTTGGTCCTTACGTTAGACATGATGGAAAATTTGCTTCTTTAAAGAAAGACATTGACGACCCAATGGAAATTGATTTGCCACGTGCAATTGAATTAATTGAAGAAAAAAGAAAAAAAGATCGTGAAAAATTCATTAAAGGATTCGATGAAGATCCAGACCTTCAGATTCTAAATGGCCGCTGGGGACCATACATTGCTTATCAGAAAGAAAATTACCGCTTAGCTAAAGATATCGAAGACCCAAAAGCTTTAAGCTTCGAAGACTGCATGAAAATTATTAAAAATACTCCTAAAAAGAAAACAGGTAAAAAAACTGTAACTAAAAAAGCAACAGCAAAAAAGACAACTACAAAGAAAAAAGCAAGCACAACAAAGAAAAAAACAAGTACCACCAAAAAAACGAAAAAATAA